A single window of Vigna unguiculata cultivar IT97K-499-35 chromosome 1, ASM411807v1, whole genome shotgun sequence DNA harbors:
- the LOC114181237 gene encoding uncharacterized protein LOC114181237: MAPYEALYGRRCRTPLCWYENGNSLVLGPEVIQQATEKIKMIREKMKTSQDRQKSYYDKRRKPLEFEEGDHVFLKVTPVTGVGRAIKSRKLTPKFIGPYQILKRIGSVAYQIALPPNLSKLHNVFHVSQLRKYIHDPFHVIEPDIVQIRENLTYDVLLVRIGDRRIKQLRGKDIPLVKVLWSQQDESDATWELESNMREMYPHLFATT; encoded by the coding sequence atggctccatatgaggctCTATATGGGAGAAGGTGTAGAACCCCGTTGTGTTGGTATGAGAATGGAAATTCCTTAGTTTTGGGTCCAGAGGTAATTCAACAAGCAACTGAGAAGATTAAAATGATCagggaaaagatgaaaacttctCAAGATAGGCAGAAAAGTTACTATGATAAACGAAGGAAACCCcttgagtttgaagaaggagatcatgttttcttgaaagttaCACCTGTAACTGGGGTTGGTAGAGCTATCAAATCTAGGAAACTTACACCCAAATTCATAGGTCCTTATCAAATCCTTAAAAGAATTGGTTCTGTCGCATACCAAATTGCTTTACCTCCAAACCTTTCAAAActtcataatgtttttcatgtgtctcaacttcgtaaatatattcatgaccCTTTTCATGTGATAGAACCTGATATAGTACAAATACGAGAAAACCTTACTTATGATGTGCTTCTTGTAAGGATTGGAGATCGAAGGATTAAACAACTTCGAGGAAAGGACATACCTTTGGTAAAGGTATTGTGGAGTCAACAAGATGAAAGTGATGCAACTTGGGAATTAGAAAGCAATATGAGAGAGATGTATCCCCATCTTTTTGCAACCACGTGA